From Vicingus serpentipes, the proteins below share one genomic window:
- the coaBC gene encoding bifunctional phosphopantothenoylcysteine decarboxylase/phosphopantothenate--cysteine ligase CoaBC, with product MLAGKNILLGITGGIAAYKTASLVRLFKKNGANVKVILTPAAKEFVTPLTLATLSENPVNSSFFNEITGEWTNHVDLGLWADLFVIAPATANTIAKMANGISDNLLLATYLSCKSKVYIAPAMDLDMYIHPSTTKNLMTLKSYGNVIIDAKEGELASGLVGKGRMEEPEQIVEDIKKNFRKDKSLFGKRVLITAGPTFEKIDPVRFIGNNSSGKMGLFLAEEALELGAEVTLVIGPNNLDINPLINSIKIESAQQMYHAVHNNIDDANIIIMSAAVADYSPKNVSDIKIKKKTDSLTIELAPTKDILKSVGEIKKQNQLLVGFALETNDEKENAIKKLNSKNLDMIILNSLNDIGAGFGHNTNKVTIIDKNNNVEDFELKSKALVASDIFNKIISLLKQ from the coding sequence ATGCTTGCTGGCAAAAATATACTCCTAGGAATAACTGGGGGTATAGCTGCTTATAAAACAGCCTCATTAGTTAGGCTGTTTAAAAAAAATGGAGCAAATGTTAAAGTAATTTTAACACCTGCTGCTAAAGAATTTGTAACTCCTTTAACATTAGCAACTCTTTCTGAAAACCCAGTTAATTCAAGTTTTTTTAATGAAATCACTGGAGAGTGGACTAATCATGTTGATTTAGGCTTGTGGGCTGATTTATTTGTTATAGCTCCAGCTACAGCAAATACTATAGCTAAAATGGCTAATGGTATTTCTGATAATCTATTACTTGCTACTTATTTATCATGTAAAAGCAAAGTGTATATTGCTCCAGCAATGGATTTAGATATGTACATACATCCTTCTACTACAAAAAATTTAATGACCCTCAAGAGTTATGGTAATGTTATAATTGATGCGAAAGAAGGAGAGTTGGCTAGTGGTTTAGTAGGAAAGGGTAGAATGGAAGAACCAGAACAAATAGTTGAAGATATTAAAAAAAATTTCAGAAAAGATAAATCATTGTTTGGTAAGAGAGTTTTAATAACAGCTGGACCAACTTTTGAAAAAATTGATCCTGTTCGATTTATTGGAAATAATTCATCAGGAAAAATGGGATTATTTTTAGCTGAGGAGGCATTAGAACTTGGAGCCGAAGTTACTTTAGTAATTGGACCAAACAATCTTGATATAAATCCTTTAATTAATTCTATTAAAATTGAATCGGCACAGCAAATGTATCATGCAGTTCATAATAATATTGACGATGCTAATATTATTATAATGTCAGCCGCTGTTGCTGATTATAGTCCGAAAAATGTTAGCGATATAAAGATTAAAAAGAAAACAGATTCACTAACTATAGAGCTTGCACCAACAAAAGATATTTTAAAATCTGTTGGGGAAATTAAAAAGCAAAATCAATTATTAGTTGGATTTGCCTTAGAAACTAATGATGAGAAAGAGAATGCTATTAAAAAGTTAAATTCTAAAAACTTGGATATGATTATCTTAAACTCACTTAATGACATAGGTGCAGGCTTTGGACATAACACAAACAAAGTTACAATTATCGATAAAAACAATAATGTAGAAGATTTTGAGTTAAAATCTAAAGCATTAGTTGCGTCTGATATTTTTAATAAAATCATATCTTTACTTAAACAGTAA